The following proteins come from a genomic window of Blastococcus sp. HT6-30:
- the rimP gene encoding ribosome maturation factor RimP, with product MSASRGTRSDPATERLTGWIRPVVTAAGYDLEDLLVTPAGRRSVVRVVVDRDEGVTLDDIAEVSRAVSEVLDTNDDGMGRTPYVLEVTSPGIDRPLTEHRHWRRNTGRLVAVAVGPAGAAEQLTGRITSVDGDGVTLAVEAKGKPGAKKRPPQPRQVPWAELGAGRVQVEFARPDAVDDGAHDDTADDIAQDDADELEGLDGAELADDDGGDE from the coding sequence GTGTCCGCCTCTCGCGGAACCCGGAGCGACCCCGCCACCGAGCGGCTGACCGGCTGGATCCGGCCCGTCGTCACCGCGGCCGGGTACGACCTCGAGGATCTCCTGGTCACCCCCGCCGGCCGGCGGAGCGTCGTCCGCGTGGTCGTCGACCGCGACGAGGGCGTCACGCTGGACGACATCGCCGAGGTCAGCCGCGCCGTCTCCGAGGTCCTCGACACCAACGACGACGGGATGGGGCGCACGCCCTACGTGCTCGAGGTCACCAGCCCGGGGATCGACCGGCCGCTGACCGAGCACCGCCACTGGCGCCGGAACACCGGGCGGCTCGTGGCCGTCGCGGTGGGGCCGGCCGGGGCGGCCGAGCAGCTGACCGGCCGGATCACCTCGGTCGACGGCGACGGCGTGACGCTGGCCGTCGAGGCGAAGGGGAAGCCCGGGGCGAAGAAGCGCCCGCCGCAGCCGCGGCAGGTGCCGTGGGCGGAGCTCGGCGCGGGGCGCGTGCAGGTGGAGTTCGCCCGCCCCGACGCCGTCGACGACGGCGCGCACGACGACACCGCGGACGACATCGCGCAGGACGACGCCGACGAGCTCGAGGGCCTGGACGGGGCCGAGCTCGCGGACGACGACGGAGGAGACGAGTGA
- the rbfA gene encoding 30S ribosome-binding factor RbfA, whose protein sequence is MADPARARKLAVRIRQIVSAAIESQIKDPRLGMVTVTDTRVTSDLREATVFYTVYGDETQIADSAKALTSATGVLRSTVGRQTGIKFVPSLTFVADIVPDTARELEEALERARHADAELARAREGASYAGEPDPYRKPAEDDEDHDLDEDATGDPAGSGTADDEGEDAAVETRSAL, encoded by the coding sequence ATGGCCGACCCGGCCCGCGCACGCAAGCTGGCCGTGCGCATCCGACAGATCGTGTCCGCCGCGATCGAGTCCCAGATCAAGGACCCCCGCCTGGGCATGGTGACCGTCACCGACACCCGGGTCACCAGTGACCTCCGCGAGGCCACGGTGTTCTACACCGTCTACGGCGACGAGACGCAGATCGCCGACTCGGCCAAGGCGCTCACCAGCGCCACCGGGGTGCTGCGGTCCACGGTCGGCCGGCAGACGGGCATCAAGTTCGTCCCGTCGCTGACCTTCGTGGCCGACATCGTCCCCGACACGGCCCGGGAGCTCGAGGAGGCCCTCGAGCGCGCCCGGCACGCCGACGCCGAACTCGCCCGTGCCCGGGAGGGCGCCAGCTACGCCGGCGAGCCCGACCCCTACCGGAAGCCCGCGGAGGACGACGAGGACCACGACCTCGACGAGGACGCCACCGGCGATCCGGCCGGCTCCGGAACTGCAGATGACGAGGGCGAGGACGCCGCCGTCGAGACGAGGAGCGCGCTGTGA
- a CDS encoding DUF503 domain-containing protein — MSVFTGTLTADLLLGDVHSLKGKRAVVRPIVAELRRRFAVAAAEVGDQDLHRRAQVAVATVAGEAHQVTDVLDACERLLAERPEVTLLSTHRQLFSDTDQ; from the coding sequence GTGAGCGTGTTCACTGGCACGCTCACCGCCGACCTCCTGCTGGGCGACGTCCACTCGCTCAAGGGGAAGCGCGCCGTGGTCCGGCCGATCGTGGCCGAGCTGCGGCGCCGCTTCGCCGTGGCCGCCGCGGAGGTGGGCGACCAGGACCTGCACCGCCGTGCGCAGGTCGCCGTCGCCACCGTGGCGGGGGAGGCCCACCAGGTCACCGACGTCCTGGACGCCTGCGAGCGGTTGCTGGCCGAGCGGCCGGAGGTGACGCTGCTGTCGACGCACCGGCAGCTGTTCAGCGACACCGACCAATGA
- the ispG gene encoding flavodoxin-dependent (E)-4-hydroxy-3-methylbut-2-enyl-diphosphate synthase yields MAIPVGLGMPAAPPPVLAPRRKTRQLDVGGVGVGSDFPVSVQSMCTTKTADINATLQQIAELTASGCQVVRVAVPDTDDAEALPIIAKKSQIPVIADIHFQPRYVFAAIDAGCAAVRVNPGNIKKFDDKVGEIAKAAKDAGTPIRIGVNAGSLDKRLLAKYGKATPEALVESALWECSLFEEHDFRDIKISVKHNDPVVMVRAYELLAAQCDYPLHLGVTEAGPAFQGTIKSAVAFGALLSQGIGDTIRVSLSAPPAEEVKVGNQILESLNLKQRGLEIVSCPSCGRAQVDVYKLANEVTAGLEGMEVPLRVAVMGCVVNGPGEAREADLGVASGNGKGQIFVKGEVVKTVPESQIVETLIEEAMRIAGEHVDAGEPSGPPVVTVS; encoded by the coding sequence ATGGCGATCCCCGTCGGCCTCGGCATGCCCGCTGCGCCCCCGCCCGTCCTCGCGCCCCGGCGCAAGACCCGACAGCTGGACGTGGGCGGTGTCGGCGTCGGCAGCGACTTCCCGGTCAGCGTGCAGTCGATGTGCACCACCAAGACCGCCGACATCAACGCCACGCTCCAGCAGATCGCCGAGCTGACGGCGTCGGGCTGCCAGGTCGTGCGCGTCGCCGTGCCCGACACCGACGACGCCGAGGCGCTGCCGATCATCGCGAAGAAGTCGCAGATCCCGGTGATCGCCGACATCCACTTCCAGCCGCGCTACGTCTTCGCCGCGATCGACGCCGGCTGCGCCGCGGTCCGGGTGAACCCGGGCAACATCAAGAAGTTCGACGACAAGGTCGGCGAGATCGCCAAGGCGGCCAAGGACGCCGGCACCCCGATCCGGATCGGCGTCAACGCGGGGTCACTCGACAAGCGGCTGCTCGCCAAGTACGGCAAGGCCACGCCCGAGGCGCTGGTCGAGTCGGCCCTGTGGGAGTGCTCGCTGTTCGAGGAGCACGACTTCCGCGACATCAAGATCTCGGTCAAGCACAACGACCCGGTGGTCATGGTCCGCGCCTACGAGTTGCTGGCCGCGCAGTGCGACTACCCGCTGCACCTGGGCGTCACCGAGGCGGGGCCGGCATTCCAGGGCACGATCAAGTCCGCCGTCGCCTTCGGTGCGCTGCTGAGCCAGGGGATCGGCGACACGATCCGCGTCTCGCTCTCCGCGCCGCCGGCCGAGGAGGTCAAGGTCGGCAACCAGATCCTGGAGTCGCTGAACCTCAAGCAGCGCGGGCTGGAGATCGTCAGCTGCCCGTCCTGCGGTCGCGCCCAGGTCGACGTCTACAAACTGGCGAACGAGGTCACCGCCGGCCTGGAGGGCATGGAGGTGCCGCTGCGGGTCGCCGTCATGGGCTGTGTCGTCAACGGCCCCGGCGAGGCGCGCGAGGCCGACCTCGGGGTCGCCTCCGGCAACGGCAAAGGCCAGATCTTCGTCAAGGGCGAGGTCGTCAAGACCGTCCCCGAGTCGCAGATCGTCGAGACCCTCATCGAGGAGGCCATGCGCATCGCCGGTGAGCACGTCGACGCCGGCGAGCCCTCCGGGCCGCCGGTCGTCACCGTCAGCTGA
- a CDS encoding penicillin-binding transpeptidase domain-containing protein, whose amino-acid sequence MRSCPTPPLLITFLLAAPVLAGCSGSSEDDVRAAAEAFLDDWVAGDTAAAAGATTDPAAATALLEQTAGDLPGAQLTAEVGEVTVDDGAATVGWTATWDLEAAPEWSYGGTLRLQEGDDTWEVLAEPAMVHPELGEGQHLELERALPDRAPITDASGAPLFTPTEVVNVGVDPARVTDLTALASALGAATGIDPQEIAADVQAAPAGQFVPVITLRRPDFEEIRAQVFDLPGAVFPTDTRLLAPSARFAEALLGRVGTATAEIIAESAEDGEPRYAAGDQLGLSGLQRAYQEQLAGTAGYTVSVASTDEATGDAGRELASVAPVAGQPVQTPVVPAIQGAADTAVAGESRPAHLVAVRPGTGEILAVASNEVADPGNALRGQYPPGSSMKTVTATALLSAGALTPSTPVACPGTTTVEGREFENQDQFDLGTVPFTEAFAQSCNTTFIQQGMDLPDAALAEAAAAYGVGTDWDLPVDVFGGSVPRDSTGTTKAANAIGQGQVLMSPAQLALVAAGIAGGTPAAPVEVVGAEAAGSMPAGPAAGVLDALRPMMRQVVLSGTAQALADRGEVYGKTGTAEYGTNTPPDSHGWFMGYQLGGPVGDVAFAVLVEGGQSSSAAVAVTDAFLGSLGG is encoded by the coding sequence GTGCGAAGCTGCCCCACCCCACCCCTGCTGATCACGTTCCTGCTGGCCGCCCCGGTGCTGGCCGGCTGCTCGGGCAGCAGCGAGGACGACGTGCGTGCGGCCGCGGAGGCGTTCCTCGACGACTGGGTCGCCGGCGACACCGCCGCGGCGGCCGGTGCGACCACCGACCCCGCGGCCGCCACCGCCCTGCTCGAGCAGACGGCCGGTGACCTGCCCGGCGCCCAGCTGACCGCCGAGGTCGGCGAGGTCACCGTCGACGACGGCGCCGCCACGGTCGGCTGGACCGCGACCTGGGACCTGGAGGCGGCGCCCGAGTGGAGCTACGGCGGCACCCTGCGGCTGCAGGAGGGCGACGACACCTGGGAGGTCCTCGCCGAGCCGGCGATGGTCCACCCGGAGCTGGGGGAGGGGCAGCACCTCGAGCTCGAGCGCGCCCTGCCCGATCGCGCCCCGATCACCGACGCCTCGGGCGCCCCGTTGTTCACCCCGACCGAGGTGGTGAACGTGGGCGTCGACCCCGCCCGGGTCACCGACCTGACGGCGCTGGCGTCAGCTCTCGGCGCGGCCACCGGGATCGATCCGCAGGAGATCGCCGCCGACGTGCAGGCCGCCCCGGCCGGCCAGTTCGTCCCGGTGATCACCTTGCGCCGGCCCGACTTCGAGGAGATCCGCGCGCAGGTGTTCGACCTGCCCGGCGCGGTCTTCCCCACCGACACCCGGCTGCTGGCGCCGAGCGCCCGCTTCGCGGAGGCACTGCTGGGGCGGGTCGGGACGGCGACCGCAGAGATCATCGCGGAGTCCGCCGAGGACGGCGAGCCGCGGTACGCCGCCGGTGACCAGCTGGGCCTGTCCGGCCTGCAGCGCGCCTACCAGGAGCAGCTCGCCGGCACCGCCGGGTACACCGTCTCGGTGGCCAGCACCGACGAGGCGACCGGCGACGCCGGCCGGGAGCTCGCGTCGGTGGCCCCCGTCGCCGGGCAGCCGGTGCAGACGCCGGTGGTGCCGGCGATCCAGGGGGCCGCGGACACCGCCGTGGCGGGGGAGTCCCGGCCCGCCCACCTGGTGGCCGTCCGCCCCGGCACCGGCGAGATCCTCGCGGTGGCCTCGAACGAGGTCGCGGACCCGGGCAACGCCCTGCGCGGCCAGTACCCACCCGGCTCGAGCATGAAGACGGTGACGGCGACCGCGCTGCTGTCCGCCGGCGCCCTCACCCCGTCGACCCCGGTGGCCTGCCCGGGCACGACGACCGTCGAGGGCCGCGAGTTCGAGAACCAGGACCAGTTCGACCTCGGCACCGTTCCGTTCACCGAGGCCTTCGCGCAGTCGTGCAACACCACCTTCATCCAGCAGGGGATGGACCTGCCGGACGCGGCGCTGGCCGAGGCGGCGGCGGCCTACGGCGTCGGCACCGACTGGGACCTGCCGGTGGACGTCTTCGGCGGCAGCGTCCCGCGCGACAGCACCGGGACGACGAAGGCGGCCAACGCCATCGGGCAGGGGCAGGTGCTCATGAGCCCGGCCCAGCTGGCGCTCGTCGCCGCGGGCATCGCCGGCGGGACGCCGGCGGCCCCGGTGGAGGTGGTGGGTGCCGAGGCGGCGGGATCCATGCCGGCGGGGCCGGCGGCCGGGGTGCTGGACGCGCTGCGGCCGATGATGCGCCAGGTCGTGCTGTCGGGCACCGCCCAGGCGCTCGCCGACCGCGGTGAGGTCTACGGGAAGACGGGGACCGCGGAGTACGGCACGAACACGCCGCCGGACTCGCACGGCTGGTTCATGGGCTACCAGCTCGGCGGGCCGGTGGGCGACGTCGCCTTCGCCGTGCTGGTCGAGGGCGGGCAGTCCAGCAGCGCCGCGGTCGCGGTGACCGACGCCTTCCTGGGGTCGCTCGGCGGCTGA
- a CDS encoding YlxR family protein, whose translation MAETPNPVRTCVGCRKRAPVDDLLRVVVVAGDLVPDPRRRLPGRGASLHPTAECLRAAERRRAFPRALRTSAPVEVGPLRAHVLGVSSEATGTGPGEGDRSTQSGRHQAGPHVDRTPSDDSAVKFSR comes from the coding sequence GTGGCCGAAACGCCGAATCCGGTCCGCACCTGTGTGGGGTGCCGGAAGCGGGCGCCGGTCGACGACCTGCTGCGCGTCGTCGTCGTGGCCGGGGACCTCGTCCCCGATCCGCGGCGGCGTCTCCCCGGTCGAGGTGCATCGCTGCACCCGACGGCGGAGTGCTTGCGCGCGGCGGAGCGACGCCGGGCCTTCCCGCGGGCGCTGCGCACCAGCGCCCCCGTGGAGGTCGGTCCGCTCCGGGCCCACGTCCTGGGTGTCTCCTCGGAGGCCACCGGGACCGGGCCGGGAGAGGGCGACAGAAGTACCCAGTCGGGCCGGCACCAGGCCGGTCCGCACGTCGACAGGACACCGTCGGATGACTCAGCCGTGAAGTTCTCACGATGA
- a CDS encoding bifunctional oligoribonuclease/PAP phosphatase NrnA — protein sequence MTRAIPSGSSTAGDLAGAARTAAAVLAEAAQARATVVLSGHVQPDADALGSTLALAEGMRRRGARVLATFPGPFTLPASLGWIPGAEGLVPSGSVPSSPDVFVSLDAASPGRLGELAPLLDRAGTSVVVDHHASNPGFGRVRLVDPTAPATVTLVTDLLDGVGVALDAQLATCLYAGLAADTGSFRFGSTRPETHELAARLLRTGIDHAAISRRLFDTAPFGWLGLLSVVTGRAVLETQVGAGLVWTWSSTAEAAEHGLPGEQLEALVDVVRSAQEADVACVLKGQDDGSWSVSLRSRGATDVARVAMALGGGGHRAAAGYTSVADRETTISTLRAALREMSAPGRP from the coding sequence GTGACGCGCGCGATCCCGTCGGGCAGCAGCACGGCCGGCGACCTGGCGGGCGCCGCCCGCACGGCTGCCGCGGTACTGGCCGAGGCCGCGCAGGCGCGGGCCACCGTGGTCCTCTCCGGCCACGTCCAGCCCGACGCCGACGCGCTCGGCAGCACCCTGGCGCTCGCCGAAGGGATGCGACGCCGTGGCGCCCGCGTGCTGGCCACCTTCCCCGGCCCGTTCACCCTTCCGGCCTCGCTCGGCTGGATCCCGGGGGCGGAGGGCCTGGTGCCCTCGGGCTCGGTGCCGTCGTCGCCGGACGTCTTCGTCAGCCTCGACGCGGCCTCCCCGGGGCGGCTCGGTGAGCTCGCTCCCCTGCTGGACCGGGCCGGCACGTCCGTCGTCGTCGACCACCACGCCAGCAACCCCGGCTTCGGCCGGGTCCGGCTGGTCGACCCCACGGCGCCGGCGACGGTGACGCTGGTGACCGACCTCCTCGACGGCGTCGGCGTGGCCCTGGACGCCCAGCTGGCCACCTGCCTCTACGCGGGCCTCGCCGCCGACACCGGGTCCTTCCGCTTCGGCAGCACCCGACCCGAGACGCACGAGCTGGCGGCCCGCCTGCTGAGGACCGGGATCGACCACGCGGCCATCAGCCGCCGCCTGTTCGACACCGCGCCCTTCGGCTGGCTGGGGCTCCTGTCGGTCGTCACCGGCCGCGCCGTCCTGGAGACCCAGGTCGGCGCCGGGCTCGTCTGGACCTGGTCCAGCACCGCCGAGGCGGCCGAGCACGGCCTGCCCGGGGAGCAGCTGGAGGCGCTCGTCGACGTCGTCCGCTCGGCGCAGGAGGCCGACGTGGCGTGCGTGCTGAAGGGCCAGGACGACGGCTCGTGGTCGGTCTCCCTGCGGTCGCGCGGGGCCACCGACGTGGCCCGGGTGGCCATGGCCCTCGGCGGGGGTGGGCACCGCGCGGCCGCCGGCTACACCTCCGTCGCCGACCGTGAGACCACCATCTCCACCCTGCGCGCCGCGCTCCGTGAGATGTCCGCCCCCGGCCGACCATGA
- the nusA gene encoding transcription termination factor NusA: MNIDVTALKAVEREKGIPVDTVIEALETALVTAYRHAEGAAKHVRVHVDRKSGEVAVLAQELGPDGEVVREWDDTPSDFGRIAASTAKQVIVQRLRDAEHEQTFGEYAGKEGDIVSGIVQADQRRNASGIVMIDIGKVEAVLPSAEQVPGETYTHGSRIKAYVVAVSRTFRGPQVTVSRTHPNLVRKLFALEVPEIADGSVEIVAVAREAGHRSKIAVRTSVPGLNAKGSCIGPMGQRVRNVMSELHGEKIDIVDWSEDPASFVASALSPARVSSARLVDPQAKAVRVVVPDYQLSLAIGKEGQNARLAARLTGCRIDIRSDAQADDADATPSPGVGRPPLRSGLPPHPGGGRGGAPGARSQPPAGDSRSAPRRAEQRGPATR, translated from the coding sequence GTGAACATCGACGTCACCGCGCTCAAGGCGGTGGAGCGGGAGAAGGGCATCCCGGTCGACACGGTGATCGAGGCCCTGGAGACGGCCCTGGTGACCGCCTACCGGCACGCCGAGGGCGCGGCCAAGCACGTGCGCGTGCACGTGGACCGCAAGAGCGGCGAGGTCGCCGTCCTCGCCCAGGAGCTCGGGCCCGACGGCGAGGTCGTCCGCGAGTGGGACGACACCCCCTCGGACTTCGGCCGCATCGCGGCCAGCACCGCCAAGCAGGTCATCGTGCAGCGGCTGCGCGACGCCGAGCACGAGCAGACGTTCGGCGAGTACGCCGGCAAGGAAGGCGACATCGTCAGCGGCATCGTGCAGGCCGACCAGCGGCGCAACGCCAGCGGCATCGTGATGATCGACATCGGCAAGGTCGAGGCCGTGCTGCCGTCCGCCGAGCAGGTGCCGGGGGAGACCTACACCCACGGCAGCCGGATCAAGGCGTACGTGGTGGCGGTGTCCCGCACCTTCCGTGGCCCGCAGGTGACTGTGTCGCGCACCCACCCGAACCTGGTCCGCAAGCTCTTCGCGCTCGAGGTGCCGGAGATCGCCGACGGCAGCGTCGAGATCGTCGCCGTCGCCCGCGAGGCGGGGCACCGATCGAAGATCGCCGTCCGCACGTCGGTGCCGGGGCTCAACGCCAAGGGATCCTGCATCGGCCCGATGGGGCAGCGGGTCCGGAACGTGATGAGCGAGCTGCACGGCGAGAAGATCGACATCGTCGACTGGTCGGAGGACCCGGCGTCGTTCGTCGCCTCCGCGCTGAGCCCGGCCCGGGTGAGCAGCGCCCGGCTCGTCGACCCGCAGGCGAAGGCCGTGCGGGTCGTCGTCCCCGACTACCAGCTGTCGCTCGCCATCGGCAAGGAGGGCCAGAACGCCCGCCTCGCCGCCCGGCTGACCGGTTGCCGGATCGACATCCGCAGCGACGCCCAGGCGGACGACGCCGACGCCACCCCCTCCCCGGGAGTGGGCCGCCCGCCGCTGCGCTCGGGCCTGCCGCCTCACCCGGGCGGGGGACGCGGCGGAGCACCCGGGGCCCGGTCGCAGCCCCCGGCAGGGGATTCCCGCTCGGCCCCGCGCCGCGCGGAACAACGCGGACCGGCCACGCGCTAG
- a CDS encoding ferritin-like domain-containing protein yields MADDETTDTAGEIAALDTALAAEHAAVWGYGVVGAALPAGQRAAAVAAENAHRDVRDQLIALLGQRGAEPAQPEAGYALPFPILSAVDAAALAAVLEDGVAAAWVRVLHRAVERPTRALAMDVLGAAEVRAVGWRAAAGLPQVTRAFPGLPLS; encoded by the coding sequence ATGGCTGACGACGAGACGACCGACACCGCGGGCGAGATCGCGGCCCTCGACACCGCGCTGGCCGCCGAGCACGCGGCGGTGTGGGGGTACGGCGTGGTCGGAGCCGCACTGCCGGCCGGCCAGCGGGCGGCCGCGGTCGCCGCCGAGAACGCCCACCGCGACGTCCGTGACCAGCTGATCGCGCTGCTGGGCCAGCGCGGTGCGGAGCCGGCGCAGCCCGAGGCGGGCTACGCGCTGCCGTTCCCGATCCTGTCGGCGGTCGACGCCGCGGCCCTGGCCGCCGTCCTGGAGGACGGCGTCGCAGCGGCGTGGGTGCGGGTGCTCCACCGGGCCGTGGAGCGCCCCACCCGTGCGCTGGCCATGGACGTGCTCGGCGCCGCGGAGGTGCGGGCGGTCGGCTGGCGCGCAGCGGCTGGGCTGCCCCAGGTCACCCGGGCGTTCCCCGGTCTCCCGCTGAGCTGA
- a CDS encoding GNAT family N-acetyltransferase → MLRTPAARVLDGADEPAVQRLLATDPVAACVIAGRVEVAGTAPLALGAPLWGIGTGRELDAVCLAGANLIPFARPGTERAAAVAFAERARRAGRRCSTIVGPSAAVGPMWELLAPVWGPARDHRPRQPLMAIDGPPAVAPEPRVRPVRPDQLDVLLPAAVAMFTEEVGVSPLRTDGGAGYRARVDELVRAGQSLAWIEDGRVLFKAEIGAVCRAACQVQGVWVAPPLRGQGVGTACTAAVVEYARAVIAPVVSLYVNDYNTRARAAYRRVGFSEVGEYASVLF, encoded by the coding sequence ATGCTCCGTACGCCTGCCGCCCGCGTCCTCGACGGGGCCGACGAGCCGGCCGTGCAGCGGCTGCTGGCAACCGATCCCGTCGCCGCCTGCGTCATCGCCGGCCGGGTCGAGGTCGCGGGGACGGCGCCGCTCGCCCTGGGGGCCCCGCTCTGGGGCATCGGCACCGGCCGGGAGCTCGACGCGGTGTGCCTGGCCGGCGCCAACCTCATCCCGTTCGCCCGGCCGGGGACCGAGCGCGCCGCCGCGGTCGCCTTCGCCGAGCGGGCCCGCCGGGCCGGTCGCCGCTGCTCCACGATCGTGGGCCCGTCGGCCGCCGTGGGGCCGATGTGGGAGCTCCTCGCCCCGGTGTGGGGGCCCGCCCGCGACCACCGGCCCCGGCAGCCGTTGATGGCGATCGACGGTCCGCCCGCCGTCGCCCCCGAACCGCGGGTGCGGCCGGTGCGCCCGGACCAGTTGGACGTCCTGCTGCCGGCCGCCGTCGCGATGTTCACCGAGGAGGTCGGGGTCAGCCCCCTCCGGACCGACGGGGGCGCCGGCTACCGGGCCCGGGTGGACGAGCTCGTGCGGGCCGGTCAGTCGCTGGCGTGGATCGAGGACGGCAGGGTCCTGTTCAAGGCCGAGATCGGTGCGGTGTGCCGTGCCGCGTGCCAGGTCCAGGGTGTCTGGGTCGCACCTCCGCTGCGCGGGCAGGGCGTCGGCACCGCCTGCACCGCCGCTGTCGTCGAGTACGCCCGCGCGGTCATCGCCCCGGTGGTGAGCCTGTACGTCAACGACTACAACACCCGCGCCCGGGCCGCGTACCGGCGCGTGGGTTTCTCCGAGGTGGGCGAGTACGCCAGCGTGCTGTTCTGA
- the infB gene encoding translation initiation factor IF-2 — MAAPSMGGVSLPRGNGQTVRLPRGASLTDLAERINAQPAALVTALFHLGEMVTATQSVNEETLQLLGAEIGWNIQVVSPEDEDRELLETFDLTFGDEEGDEEDWSARPPVVTVMGHVDHGKTKLLDALRHANVVAREAGGITQHIGAYQIVTELDGNERPVTFIDTPGHESFTAMRARGAKVTDIVVLVVAADDGVMPQTVEALNHAQAAEVPIVVAVNKVDKEGANPAKIRQQLTEYGLVAEEYGGETMFVDVSAITRQGLDDLLAAILLTADASLDLRANTEQDPQGVVIEGKLDKGRGPVATVLVQRGTLRQGDSIVAGDAYGRVRSLLDEHGNKLKEALPARPVQVVGLTSVPRAGDTFLVVDEDRVARQIADRRQARIRNAQNASMRKRISLEDLDAALKENRQLNLIIKGDNSGTVEALEEALMKIEVDDEISLRVIHRGVGGITKSDIDLALADDVIVLGFNVRAEGQATELANREGVDVRYYTVIYQAIDEIEAALKGMLKPVYEEVQLGTAEVREVFRVPKIGNVAGSLVRSGTIVRNSKARLVRDGAVVADNLSVESLRRFKDDATEVREGYECGIGLGSFNDIKVDDVIETFEMREKPRD, encoded by the coding sequence ATGGCGGCGCCCAGCATGGGCGGCGTCAGCCTGCCGCGCGGCAACGGGCAGACCGTCCGGCTGCCCCGCGGCGCCTCCCTGACCGACCTGGCCGAGCGCATCAACGCCCAGCCGGCCGCGCTCGTCACCGCCCTGTTCCACCTGGGCGAGATGGTCACCGCGACACAGTCGGTCAACGAGGAGACGCTGCAGCTGCTCGGTGCCGAGATCGGCTGGAACATCCAGGTCGTCAGCCCCGAGGACGAGGACCGCGAGCTGCTCGAGACCTTCGACCTCACCTTCGGTGACGAGGAGGGTGACGAGGAGGACTGGTCCGCCCGTCCGCCGGTGGTGACCGTCATGGGTCACGTCGACCACGGGAAGACCAAGCTGCTCGACGCCCTGCGCCACGCCAACGTGGTGGCCCGCGAGGCCGGCGGCATCACCCAGCACATCGGCGCCTACCAGATCGTCACCGAGCTCGACGGCAACGAGCGGCCGGTCACCTTCATCGACACCCCGGGTCACGAGTCGTTCACCGCGATGCGTGCCCGTGGGGCGAAGGTCACCGACATCGTCGTCCTGGTGGTCGCGGCCGACGACGGCGTCATGCCGCAGACGGTGGAGGCGCTCAACCACGCCCAGGCCGCCGAGGTGCCGATCGTGGTCGCGGTCAACAAGGTGGACAAGGAGGGGGCCAACCCCGCCAAGATCCGCCAGCAGCTCACCGAGTACGGCCTGGTCGCCGAGGAGTACGGCGGCGAGACCATGTTCGTCGACGTCTCGGCGATCACCCGGCAGGGTCTCGACGACCTGCTCGCGGCGATCCTGCTGACCGCCGACGCCTCGCTGGACCTGCGCGCGAACACCGAGCAGGACCCGCAGGGTGTGGTCATCGAGGGCAAGCTGGACAAGGGCCGCGGCCCCGTCGCCACGGTGCTCGTCCAGCGCGGCACGCTGCGCCAGGGCGACTCGATCGTGGCCGGCGACGCCTACGGTCGCGTCCGGTCGCTGCTCGACGAGCACGGCAACAAGCTCAAGGAGGCCCTGCCGGCCCGCCCCGTGCAGGTCGTGGGTCTCACCTCGGTGCCCCGCGCCGGTGACACGTTCCTCGTCGTCGACGAGGACCGCGTCGCCCGGCAGATCGCCGACCGCCGTCAGGCCCGCATCCGCAACGCGCAGAACGCCTCCATGCGCAAGCGGATCAGCCTGGAGGACCTCGACGCGGCGCTCAAGGAGAACCGTCAGCTCAACCTGATCATCAAGGGCGACAACTCGGGCACCGTCGAGGCTCTCGAAGAGGCGCTGATGAAGATCGAGGTCGACGACGAGATCTCGCTGCGGGTCATCCACCGCGGCGTCGGTGGGATCACCAAGAGCGACATCGACCTCGCGCTGGCCGACGACGTCATCGTCCTGGGCTTCAACGTCCGGGCCGAGGGCCAGGCCACCGAGCTCGCCAACCGCGAAGGGGTGGACGTCCGGTACTACACGGTCATCTACCAGGCGATCGACGAGATCGAGGCCGCGCTCAAGGGGATGCTCAAGCCGGTCTACGAGGAGGTCCAGCTCGGCACGGCGGAGGTCCGCGAGGTCTTCCGGGTGCCGAAGATCGGCAACGTCGCCGGTTCGCTGGTCCGCAGCGGCACGATCGTCCGCAACTCGAAGGCCCGTTTGGTCCGCGACGGTGCCGTGGTCGCCGACAACCTGTCGGTGGAGTCCCTCCGCCGGTTCAAGGACGACGCGACCGAGGTCCGCGAGGGCTACGAGTGCGGTATCGGCCTGGGGTCGTTCAACGACATCAAGGTCGACGACGTGATCGAGACCTTCGAGATGCGCGAGAAGCCGCGCGACTGA